ATAGCCGGAACTAATGATCCTTATTCAGCTTTTTTGACTCCTAAAGAGACAGAGATGTTTACTGAAAATATGGAAGAAGAGTTTTATGGAGTGGGAATAGAAATTGGGGTACGGGAGGGAAAAATTATTATTATTTCGCCTTTAGCTAATACCCCGGCAGAAAAAGTTGGTTTGCTTTCCGGGGACGAAATAGTAGCTGTAGATGGGAAGCTCACTAAGAACCAGTCGCTGATGGAAGTAGTATCTTGGATCAGGGGCAAGAAGGGAACAGAAGTAATTTTGAGTATTAAGCGCAAAGGCTGGAAAGAGCCGAAGGATTTTAAAATTAAAAGAGCAAAAATCGAAAACGAAAGTGTAAAAACTCGTCTTTTGGGTGATATTCTTTACATAAAAGTTGTCCAGTTTTCAGAAAAAACATACCCGTTATTTTATCAGGCACTTTCTCAGTCAGCAAATAAAGATCTTTCAGGTGTTATTATTGATTTAAGACAGAATCCGGGAGGTTATTTTCAGGCAGCGGTAGATATTGCCTCTTTGTTTATTGAAAAAGGACCAATTGTTTTTGAAAAAGATAAAGCAGGCAATTTAAAGGATTATCAAGCTACCAAAAAGCCTATTTTTAAAGATTATTC
This portion of the bacterium genome encodes:
- a CDS encoding S41 family peptidase gives rise to the protein MKSRKIKTFLKGFKKYPKRVLSLSGVVLFLFSFVLGFFVGVQRNIPLRYELINKEPKVKKIDFSLFWEAWDKIHYNFLHAADDKNLFYSSIKGLIAGTNDPYSAFLTPKETEMFTENMEEEFYGVGIEIGVREGKIIIISPLANTPAEKVGLLSGDEIVAVDGKLTKNQSLMEVVSWIRGKKGTEVILSIKRKGWKEPKDFKIKRAKIENESVKTRLLGDILYIKVVQFSEKTYPLFYQALSQSANKDLSGVIIDLRQNPGGYFQAAVDIASLFIEKGPIVFEKDKAGNLKDYQATKKPIFKDYSVVILVDSGSASASEILAGALKDYNKAIVIGEKTFGKGVMQSWERFNDGSSLVLTTAYWLTPKKHQIDGKGITPDVIIKSEDKSCSDKDKVCQKAIELLTK